Proteins from a single region of Pseudopedobacter saltans DSM 12145:
- a CDS encoding heme exporter protein CcmB: MSFVKQVKSLLYKEILLEWRSKYAFNGILLYVLSTVFVCYLSFRTTPPLVWNALFWIILLFTAINAIAKSFMQESKGKLLYYYTIASPHAIIVSKIIYNIILMVLMAFIALITYSIVFTNEIGDIWLYLLAVLLGSISFSTVFTMISAIASKAGNNGTLMAILSFPVIIPVLMLIIKLSKNAMDGLDQSVSYDEIGVLCIINVIVVVISLILFPYLWRD; the protein is encoded by the coding sequence ATGAGCTTCGTAAAGCAGGTAAAATCACTTCTATATAAAGAAATACTATTAGAATGGCGTTCAAAATATGCATTTAATGGCATATTGCTATATGTCCTTTCCACAGTTTTTGTGTGTTACCTATCGTTTAGAACAACCCCTCCGTTGGTTTGGAATGCACTGTTCTGGATAATTTTACTCTTTACCGCTATTAATGCGATAGCAAAAAGTTTTATGCAGGAAAGCAAAGGCAAACTGTTATATTACTACACAATTGCCAGCCCGCATGCCATCATCGTTTCAAAAATCATCTATAATATCATTTTAATGGTATTAATGGCTTTTATTGCGCTCATTACCTACAGTATCGTCTTTACCAACGAAATTGGGGATATTTGGCTATATCTTCTGGCTGTATTGCTGGGTTCTATAAGTTTTTCTACAGTATTCACCATGATATCTGCCATTGCATCCAAAGCAGGAAACAACGGAACATTAATGGCAATTTTAAGTTTCCCTGTTATTATCCCTGTATTGATGCTAATTATAAAACTCTCCAAAAATGCTATGGATGGGCTTGATCAAAGTGTCTCATACGATGAAATTGGCGTTCTTTGTATTATAAACGTTATTGTTGTAGTTATATCGTTAATACTTTTCCCTTATCTGTGGAGAGATTAG
- the pfkA gene encoding 6-phosphofructokinase — MSKIKKIAVFTSGGDAPGMNACIRAVVRTGIHFGCEMVGIKQGYQGMIDKNFIPMNRYSVSNIMQLGGTILKTARCLEFKTEEGQQKAYNNLKEAGIDALVAIGGDGTFTGAERLSKKFDIPVICVPGTIDNDLYGTDFTLGFDTATNTVIEAIDKIRDTAESHDRLFFIEVMGRDAGCIALRAGIAGGAEAILLPEKATAIDDLITTLEDGAKNSKSSSIVIIAEGDKNGGAYNVAQKVKEKISYFDTKVTILGHLQRGGSPSSFDRILGSRMGFAAVKAILAGETRKMVGLKGNNISFTDLEESITRHDFKLEDDLMEMSTILA, encoded by the coding sequence ATGTCTAAAATAAAAAAAATAGCAGTATTTACCTCAGGAGGCGACGCACCAGGCATGAATGCTTGTATAAGAGCTGTTGTGAGAACAGGAATACATTTCGGTTGCGAAATGGTAGGAATAAAACAAGGTTATCAGGGTATGATAGACAAGAATTTTATTCCTATGAATAGATATTCTGTTAGCAACATCATGCAATTGGGTGGAACTATCCTTAAAACTGCTCGTTGTTTAGAGTTTAAGACCGAAGAAGGGCAACAAAAAGCTTATAACAATTTAAAAGAAGCCGGTATAGATGCTTTGGTTGCAATTGGCGGTGACGGAACTTTTACAGGAGCAGAAAGATTATCTAAGAAATTCGACATTCCCGTAATCTGTGTACCAGGAACAATTGACAACGATTTATACGGAACCGATTTTACTTTAGGTTTTGATACAGCCACAAATACAGTAATTGAGGCTATTGACAAAATCAGAGATACAGCAGAATCGCATGACAGATTATTCTTTATTGAAGTAATGGGCAGAGATGCTGGCTGTATCGCACTTAGAGCCGGAATTGCTGGTGGCGCAGAAGCTATTTTATTACCCGAGAAAGCTACCGCTATAGATGATTTGATTACCACATTGGAAGATGGTGCAAAAAATTCCAAATCATCAAGTATAGTTATCATAGCCGAAGGTGATAAAAATGGCGGTGCATATAATGTAGCACAAAAAGTAAAAGAAAAAATTAGCTACTTCGACACAAAAGTTACTATCTTAGGCCACTTACAAAGAGGCGGCAGCCCAAGTAGTTTTGATAGGATTTTGGGAAGTAGAATGGGCTTTGCAGCTGTTAAAGCAATTCTTGCCGGAGAAACTCGTAAAATGGTCGGTCTAAAAGGAAACAATATCAGTTTCACTGACTTAGAAGAATCTATTACGAGACATGACTTTAAACTGGAAGATGACTTAATGGAAATGTCAACCATATTAGCGTAA
- a CDS encoding CcmD family protein — protein sequence MKKIFTILFALLFSINAFANENVEMADALRSSGKIYVVVAVITVLFIGLFSYLFSLDRKISKIEKDK from the coding sequence ATGAAAAAGATATTCACTATACTTTTTGCTTTATTATTTTCCATAAATGCTTTCGCAAATGAAAACGTAGAGATGGCCGATGCATTAAGAAGTTCAGGTAAAATATACGTTGTAGTCGCAGTAATTACAGTACTTTTCATTGGTTTGTTTTCCTATCTCTTTTCATTGGACAGGAAAATATCCAAAATAGAAAAAGATAAATAA
- the ccsA gene encoding cytochrome c biogenesis protein CcsA, with translation MRSNWWKIIAFLLVIYSIIGGLLFEVPHLPILNESIRNLYFHVPMWFSMILLYLISVIYSVKYLGSANENHDLIAVESVNTGIIFGIFGLCTGMVWANFTWGAPWPNDPKLNGSAIATLMYLAYIVLRGSLDEEQKRAKISAIYNIFAFPIMVVLIFILPRMTDSLHPGNGGNPGFGAYDLDSRMRTVFYPAVIGWLLTATWIMTLRYRVRKIENKNNQID, from the coding sequence ATGCGAAGTAATTGGTGGAAAATCATAGCATTTTTACTCGTAATATACTCAATCATCGGCGGTTTATTATTTGAAGTTCCACATTTACCTATCCTTAACGAAAGTATCAGAAATCTTTACTTTCACGTTCCAATGTGGTTCTCCATGATATTACTTTACCTCATATCGGTGATTTACAGTGTCAAATATTTAGGAAGCGCCAATGAAAACCATGACCTGATTGCTGTAGAAAGTGTAAATACAGGAATTATATTTGGAATTTTCGGACTGTGCACCGGAATGGTTTGGGCAAATTTTACCTGGGGTGCACCCTGGCCAAATGATCCTAAATTAAACGGTTCAGCAATTGCAACATTGATGTATTTAGCTTATATCGTATTAAGAGGATCTCTGGACGAAGAGCAAAAAAGAGCTAAAATCTCTGCAATCTACAACATATTCGCCTTCCCTATTATGGTGGTTTTGATATTTATATTACCACGTATGACAGATTCATTACATCCGGGAAATGGTGGAAACCCTGGATTTGGCGCTTATGACCTGGATTCCAGAATGCGTACGGTGTTCTACCCGGCAGTTATCGGCTGGCTTTTAACAGCTACCTGGATAATGACATTGAGATATCGGGTTAGAAAAATCGAAAATAAGAACAATCAAATTGACTAA
- a CDS encoding DNA topoisomerase IB codes for MNRLQQKLEKIGTDAKSTAKSVGLRYIDNFNKGYKRLKKEYSFYYTDTEGKVVKDKELLERFKKLVIPPAYEDVWISPAENTHLLFTGIDAKGRKQYRYHPEWNQIRNQAKFYRLKRFANALPNIRKRIEQDLKRKGLPLEKVLALVVKLMELTNIRIGNESYSKLYGSFGLTTLKDRHVKFNGNKEVKFSFKGKKGIYHEISLQDRSIAKLIKNCQDIPGKELFQYYDEDGNHHSIDSGDVNSYIKEISGEDFTAKDFRTWFGSVHAICAFRDMGSWEKQTELKSNIVQAIDYVAQKLGNTRTVCKKYYVHPTVISSYENGRIHLYKTRNTSSGCFTDYEKLLIKILDKEDIG; via the coding sequence ATGAATCGATTACAACAAAAACTGGAAAAGATTGGTACCGATGCAAAGTCCACAGCGAAATCCGTAGGATTAAGATATATTGATAACTTTAACAAAGGATATAAGCGGCTTAAAAAAGAATATTCATTCTACTATACCGACACAGAAGGAAAAGTAGTAAAAGATAAAGAGTTACTGGAGCGCTTTAAAAAGCTGGTTATTCCTCCGGCCTATGAAGATGTATGGATATCCCCAGCGGAAAACACTCATCTCTTGTTTACTGGTATAGACGCAAAAGGCAGAAAACAATACCGCTACCATCCCGAATGGAATCAAATCAGGAATCAGGCAAAGTTCTACAGATTAAAAAGATTTGCTAATGCCCTTCCAAATATCAGAAAGCGGATAGAACAGGACTTAAAAAGGAAAGGGCTGCCCTTAGAAAAAGTATTGGCATTGGTAGTAAAGCTCATGGAATTAACAAATATCCGCATAGGCAACGAAAGTTATAGTAAGCTATACGGCTCTTTTGGCTTAACCACATTAAAAGACAGACATGTTAAATTTAACGGCAATAAAGAAGTTAAATTTAGTTTTAAGGGCAAAAAAGGCATTTATCATGAAATCTCATTACAAGACAGATCAATAGCTAAACTAATAAAAAACTGCCAGGATATTCCGGGAAAAGAGTTATTTCAGTACTATGATGAAGATGGAAACCATCACAGCATAGACTCGGGAGATGTAAATAGCTACATTAAGGAAATTTCCGGTGAGGATTTTACAGCTAAGGATTTCAGAACCTGGTTTGGGAGCGTACATGCCATTTGTGCTTTTCGCGATATGGGCTCCTGGGAAAAACAAACCGAATTAAAAAGCAATATTGTACAAGCTATAGACTATGTAGCACAAAAACTAGGAAACACCAGAACGGTATGCAAAAAGTATTATGTCCATCCAACGGTAATATCTTCTTATGAAAACGGTCGTATACATCTCTACAAAACCCGAAATACATCTTCGGGTTGTTTTACAGATTACGAAAAATTGCTGATCAAAATACTTGATAAAGAAGATATCGGATAA
- a CDS encoding riboflavin synthase, with translation MFTGIIETLGKVVKIEKDQGNLHLTIRSDISNELKIDQSVAHNGVCLTVVSLADGQHTVTAIHETLLKTNLSELQEGNTINLERCMLMNGRLDGHIVQGHVDQTAKCVGLQEQNGSWLFTFQYDTDKGNVTVEKGSVCVNGISLTVVNSQDDRFSVAIIPYTYEHTNLHEVKVGSTVNLEFDIIGKYVARLMQR, from the coding sequence ATGTTTACAGGCATTATTGAAACACTGGGGAAAGTCGTTAAAATAGAAAAAGATCAGGGTAACCTTCATTTAACTATTCGATCCGATATTAGCAACGAATTAAAGATAGACCAATCTGTTGCACACAATGGCGTATGCCTGACAGTAGTTTCTTTAGCCGATGGACAGCATACAGTAACTGCTATACACGAAACGCTTTTAAAAACCAATTTAAGTGAATTGCAGGAGGGAAATACCATTAATCTCGAACGTTGCATGTTGATGAATGGCAGATTGGATGGACATATAGTTCAGGGCCATGTCGATCAAACGGCTAAATGCGTTGGTTTGCAAGAACAAAACGGCAGCTGGTTATTTACATTCCAATACGATACAGACAAAGGCAATGTAACTGTAGAAAAAGGTTCTGTTTGTGTTAATGGTATCAGTTTAACTGTAGTCAATTCGCAGGACGATCGTTTTTCCGTTGCAATCATCCCATATACTTATGAGCATACTAATCTGCATGAAGTTAAGGTGGGAAGCACCGTAAACTTAGAATTTGATATAATTGGTAAATATGTTGCCCGTTTAATGCAACGCTAA
- a CDS encoding N-acetylglucosamine kinase: protein MILIADGGSTKTSWCLIDKNENKTLFNTEGYNPYFSDTTYIYNSLKRSLPKDLPLEQIEEVNYYGAGVHNEEKAKVISDAFKMIFVNAKIDIGHDLLAAARALLKNEKGFAAILGTGTNTCIYDGNDIVEHIDSLAYILGDEGSGCHIGKKLLGDYIRGYMPAEVRKEFWDTFKLTEDEILDNVYIKPLPNRFCASFSKFVYEVQSNKEYTRNLVKSSFEEFFKNLVSRYANYKEYSFNCIGSVAYNFKDILEEVATEYGMKLGNIVRSPIDDLVKFHQERFLSGK from the coding sequence ATGATACTTATAGCGGACGGTGGCTCGACGAAAACGAGCTGGTGCCTTATCGACAAAAATGAGAATAAGACGCTTTTCAATACTGAAGGATATAACCCTTACTTTTCTGATACTACTTATATATACAATTCTCTAAAGAGAAGTTTGCCTAAGGATCTCCCTTTGGAACAAATTGAAGAGGTAAACTATTATGGTGCAGGTGTTCATAACGAAGAGAAAGCTAAGGTAATTTCTGATGCTTTTAAAATGATCTTTGTGAATGCTAAAATTGATATTGGACATGATCTTTTAGCCGCCGCGAGGGCTTTACTTAAAAATGAAAAAGGTTTTGCTGCAATTTTAGGGACTGGTACCAATACTTGTATTTATGATGGGAATGATATTGTTGAACATATAGATTCGTTGGCTTATATTTTAGGTGATGAGGGGAGCGGTTGCCATATCGGTAAAAAACTTTTAGGAGATTATATAAGAGGTTATATGCCTGCGGAGGTGAGGAAGGAGTTTTGGGATACTTTTAAACTAACCGAAGACGAGATTTTAGATAATGTTTATATAAAACCTTTACCTAATAGGTTTTGTGCCAGCTTTAGCAAATTTGTCTACGAAGTTCAGTCAAATAAAGAATATACGAGAAATCTTGTGAAGTCTTCTTTTGAGGAGTTCTTTAAGAATCTGGTAAGCAGATATGCAAATTATAAGGAATACTCTTTTAATTGCATTGGTTCGGTAGCGTATAATTTTAAAGATATATTGGAGGAAGTGGCAACAGAGTATGGAATGAAGCTGGGGAATATTGTCCGTTCGCCAATAGATGATTTGGTGAAATTCCATCAGGAACGTTTTTTAAGTGGAAAGTAG
- a CDS encoding VOC family protein produces the protein MNIIGYFEIQSSESQREVRFYNNVFGWIFTRDHNIPIEYYRISTGSIHGGLLKRATPTPPLSSETNAFTCSIQVENFDQTAKLIIHNGGKVAMPKFAIAKKCFQGYFTDQDNNIFGIFEVDENA, from the coding sequence ATGAATATTATAGGGTATTTCGAAATACAGTCATCAGAATCTCAAAGGGAAGTTAGGTTTTATAATAATGTGTTTGGGTGGATATTTACAAGAGACCACAACATTCCCATTGAATATTACCGAATATCAACCGGCTCTATCCATGGCGGTCTTTTAAAAAGGGCGACTCCGACACCTCCGCTGTCGTCGGAGACCAACGCTTTTACCTGTTCCATTCAGGTCGAAAATTTCGACCAAACAGCCAAATTAATTATACATAACGGAGGAAAGGTTGCTATGCCTAAATTTGCGATTGCAAAAAAGTGCTTTCAAGGCTATTTCACAGATCAGGACAACAACATTTTCGGAATTTTCGAGGTTGATGAGAACGCTTAA
- a CDS encoding NUDIX hydrolase: MTYLPHLNSIFSVDCVIFAFDEGELKILLIERNQDPYGDWFALPGNMVNNDESIDTAAERVLYELTGLKGIYMEQFYTFGDLGRHPKGRIITVAYFAMIRLTNPKELRPVTAYAKNASWVSIKELPELAFDHKSIFEKGFERVKSKISYQPLAFELLPEKFTLTQLQNLYEIILNKKLDKRNFRKKILGYDILKELDEKQKGVSYRAAKLYKFDRRKYSKYFQNELSFSKD; the protein is encoded by the coding sequence TTGACGTATTTACCACATTTAAATTCGATTTTTTCTGTCGACTGTGTGATTTTTGCTTTTGATGAAGGAGAACTGAAGATCTTATTGATCGAGAGGAATCAGGATCCATATGGGGACTGGTTTGCTTTGCCAGGGAATATGGTGAATAATGATGAAAGCATTGATACAGCTGCAGAAAGGGTGCTTTATGAGCTAACTGGTCTTAAAGGAATTTACATGGAACAGTTCTATACTTTTGGAGATTTAGGAAGACATCCAAAAGGAAGGATTATTACTGTTGCTTATTTTGCTATGATCAGATTGACGAATCCCAAAGAATTAAGACCGGTTACGGCATATGCAAAAAATGCTTCCTGGGTTTCAATTAAAGAATTACCTGAGCTTGCTTTTGACCATAAAAGTATTTTCGAAAAGGGATTTGAACGTGTAAAGAGCAAAATAAGTTATCAGCCACTTGCTTTTGAATTATTACCTGAGAAGTTTACGCTTACTCAATTGCAGAATCTTTATGAAATCATCCTGAATAAGAAATTAGACAAACGGAATTTCAGAAAGAAAATTCTGGGTTATGATATTTTGAAAGAGCTTGATGAAAAGCAAAAGGGAGTTTCTTACAGGGCGGCAAAATTATATAAATTTGATAGAAGGAAATATAGTAAGTATTTCCAAAACGAGCTGTCTTTTTCCAAGGACTAA
- a CDS encoding CobW family GTP-binding protein, with amino-acid sequence MKFVIEVIPYLCRMALKITPVTILTGFLGAGKTTFLNHIIKENPDTKFAIIENEFGQINIDSSLVINTDENIFELSNGCICCSVNGELSDLLNKLVTGPYEFDHLIIETTGIADPSAVAAVFMTDYNIQSVFKLDGVICLVDCVNVLDVLGVEEEASQQIAFADYIIYNKKDEADKDKIEEIKQKTTALNPFADFEFANYGKVETKKLLSLNAYDKATVRFKLGVPNSKGKEVVKIASESHHHDIVSQSFVFEQSFDLMKLRHYFTVMLMIQGAYFYRIKGIINIEGINRQLILQSVKGSPVFTDGDAWENDTKRETRLVFIGKNLRRDILEKGLRQCFYA; translated from the coding sequence ATGAAATTTGTAATAGAGGTAATTCCTTATCTTTGCAGGATGGCATTGAAAATAACTCCGGTTACTATACTCACAGGTTTTCTAGGAGCTGGTAAGACAACGTTTTTAAATCATATTATTAAGGAAAATCCAGATACAAAATTCGCTATTATCGAAAACGAGTTTGGACAAATCAATATAGATAGTTCTCTGGTTATTAATACTGATGAAAATATATTCGAATTGTCTAATGGCTGCATCTGCTGTTCGGTAAATGGTGAATTAAGTGACTTATTGAATAAACTGGTTACGGGGCCATATGAGTTTGATCACCTGATTATTGAAACTACCGGAATTGCTGATCCTTCTGCTGTAGCGGCGGTTTTTATGACTGATTATAATATACAGTCTGTATTTAAATTGGATGGGGTAATTTGTCTGGTAGATTGTGTAAATGTTCTGGATGTGCTAGGGGTAGAAGAGGAGGCCTCGCAACAAATTGCTTTTGCTGATTATATTATATATAACAAGAAAGACGAAGCCGATAAAGATAAAATCGAGGAGATTAAACAGAAAACCACGGCTTTAAATCCTTTTGCAGATTTTGAATTTGCCAATTACGGTAAGGTGGAAACAAAGAAGTTATTATCCTTAAACGCTTACGATAAGGCTACCGTAAGGTTTAAATTGGGTGTGCCTAATTCAAAAGGTAAGGAAGTAGTGAAAATTGCGTCGGAAAGTCACCACCATGATATTGTTTCTCAGAGTTTTGTGTTTGAACAAAGTTTTGATCTGATGAAGCTTCGTCATTATTTTACAGTAATGCTGATGATACAGGGAGCTTACTTTTATCGAATTAAGGGGATTATCAACATAGAGGGAATAAATAGACAGCTGATTTTACAATCTGTAAAGGGATCACCCGTTTTTACGGATGGTGATGCCTGGGAAAATGACACTAAACGGGAGACAAGATTGGTGTTTATCGGTAAGAATTTAAGAAGAGATATTCTTGAAAAGGGGCTTAGGCAGTGTTTTTATGCTTAG
- a CDS encoding Glu/Leu/Phe/Val family dehydrogenase, whose product MAGINQQQDFHFFDDVCRFVDKAAQFTDHDKGLLSQIKACNSVYRFQFPIRRGNSFEIIHAWRVEHSHHMMPTKGGIRYSDMVNEDEVMALAALMTYKCAIVNVPFGGGKGGIKINTKNYTTAELENITRRYTVELIKKNFIGPGIDVPAPDYGSGEREMAWIADTYMMMNPGSLDALGCVTGKPIALHGVHGRKEATGRGVAFATRECVSIAEDMKKLGLSTGLEDKKIIVQGLGNVGYNAAKYLIEFGATIVGICEYEGAIYNENGLDLDEIVSHRKSTGSILGYSKAKKEFRNSGEGLEQECDILIPAALENQITSDNISRIKAKIIIEGANGPTTPDAAAAFIEAGGIIVPDMYANAGGVTVSYFEWLKNLSHVSFGRMDRRYAENANKNILNTIESATGLSLSAAQRAIIAKGASELELVNSGLEDTMVHSYHEIREKMVSNNKIPDLRTAAFVLALDKIATSYINMGIWP is encoded by the coding sequence ATGGCAGGAATAAACCAACAACAGGATTTTCATTTCTTTGATGATGTTTGTCGCTTTGTAGACAAAGCAGCACAATTTACAGATCACGACAAAGGTCTACTCTCCCAGATAAAAGCATGTAACAGTGTTTACAGATTCCAGTTTCCTATCAGAAGAGGAAATAGTTTCGAAATTATACATGCTTGGCGTGTAGAACATTCTCATCATATGATGCCTACTAAAGGTGGAATCCGCTATAGCGATATGGTGAACGAAGACGAAGTAATGGCATTAGCCGCCTTAATGACCTACAAATGTGCCATTGTAAACGTACCTTTTGGAGGAGGAAAAGGAGGTATAAAGATCAATACTAAGAACTATACAACTGCAGAGCTAGAAAATATCACCAGACGCTATACTGTAGAACTCATTAAGAAGAATTTTATAGGACCAGGAATAGATGTACCTGCACCGGATTACGGATCAGGAGAACGCGAGATGGCCTGGATTGCTGATACCTACATGATGATGAATCCGGGTTCCTTAGATGCATTGGGATGCGTTACAGGTAAGCCAATAGCCTTACATGGAGTACATGGCCGCAAAGAAGCTACCGGAAGAGGCGTTGCATTCGCCACAAGAGAATGTGTTTCAATTGCTGAAGATATGAAAAAGCTTGGCCTGTCGACAGGACTCGAAGACAAGAAAATTATTGTACAAGGACTAGGTAATGTTGGCTACAATGCAGCTAAGTACCTTATTGAGTTTGGTGCCACTATTGTTGGCATTTGTGAATACGAAGGAGCTATTTACAATGAGAATGGGCTGGATTTAGACGAAATCGTTTCACACAGAAAAAGTACCGGTTCGATTCTTGGCTACAGTAAAGCAAAAAAAGAATTTAGGAATTCGGGAGAAGGATTAGAACAGGAATGTGATATCCTGATTCCTGCAGCTTTAGAAAATCAGATCACATCAGACAATATCTCCAGAATAAAAGCCAAAATTATCATCGAAGGTGCAAATGGACCAACCACACCTGATGCCGCAGCAGCATTTATCGAGGCCGGTGGTATTATCGTTCCGGATATGTATGCCAACGCTGGCGGAGTAACTGTCTCCTATTTCGAATGGCTAAAGAATCTTTCCCATGTTTCCTTTGGAAGAATGGACAGACGTTATGCAGAAAATGCCAATAAGAACATCCTTAACACCATAGAGAGCGCAACAGGTCTTTCCTTGTCTGCAGCACAAAGAGCTATTATCGCTAAAGGAGCTTCCGAGTTAGAATTAGTAAACTCGGGATTGGAAGATACAATGGTACACTCTTATCATGAAATCCGCGAAAAGATGGTTTCCAACAATAAGATCCCCGATTTAAGAACAGCGGCATTCGTATTGGCTCTCGACAAAATCGCGACCTCTTACATCAATATGGGTATTTGGCCGTAG